One segment of Desulfosudis oleivorans Hxd3 DNA contains the following:
- the acs gene encoding acetate--CoA ligase, whose amino-acid sequence MTEFKKAYDAHLEEFQKNAHIKGMEAYQRLYRESLESPDTFWARQADHYLTWYKKWDTVLDYDFSEARIQWFGGGRLNASFNCLDRHLETREEAVAYYWEGDDTARAQAYTYGELYRRVNRFAAALRHKGVKKGDRVIIYLPMIIELPVAMLACARIGAVHSVVFGGFSAEAIANRINDCGAKVVITADGGFRSGKPVALKKNVDEALKKCPAVKTVIVVNHVDSGIFLTPGLEHWWHELIALPGLADEVEPEPMDAEDPLFILYTSGSTGKPKGVVHTHGGYLLYAAMTMEYVFDLHPGDIFWCTADIGWITGHSYILYGALVNGATSVMFEGVPSYPDFDRFWAIVEKYRVNKFYTAPTAIRSLAREGEAHVKKHDLSSLMLLGTVGEPINPEAWRWYHHHIGRDWCPVIDTWWQTETGGHMLTPLPGVAPVKPGSCAFPFFGIDPVIIDDAGEPVKHPDEEGLLCIRKPWPGMARTVFGDHERFISTYFSQAPGMYFTGDAARKDEDGYFWIIGRIDDVINVSGHRLGTAELESALVLHPHVAEAAVVGFPHAIKGQGIYAFVILKTGREPSDALKKELVAQVRREIGPIATIDVVQWAEGLPKTRSGKIMRRILKKIAANKLDELGDTSTIADESVIEKLIKDKVDVSKL is encoded by the coding sequence ATGACCGAGTTTAAAAAAGCCTATGACGCCCATCTGGAAGAGTTTCAAAAAAACGCCCATATCAAGGGCATGGAGGCGTATCAGCGGCTCTACAGGGAATCCCTGGAAAGTCCCGATACCTTCTGGGCACGCCAGGCCGACCATTACCTCACCTGGTATAAAAAGTGGGACACCGTGCTGGACTATGATTTTTCCGAGGCCCGGATTCAGTGGTTCGGCGGTGGCCGGCTGAATGCCTCATTCAACTGCCTGGACCGTCACCTGGAAACCAGGGAAGAGGCGGTGGCTTACTACTGGGAGGGGGATGATACGGCCCGGGCTCAGGCCTATACCTACGGCGAGCTCTATCGCCGGGTCAACCGGTTTGCCGCGGCCCTGCGCCACAAGGGGGTTAAAAAGGGGGACCGGGTCATTATTTATCTGCCCATGATCATCGAGCTGCCTGTGGCCATGCTGGCCTGCGCCCGCATCGGCGCCGTTCACAGCGTGGTGTTCGGCGGTTTCAGCGCCGAGGCCATTGCCAACCGCATCAACGACTGCGGAGCCAAAGTGGTGATTACGGCCGACGGCGGTTTCCGGTCGGGCAAACCCGTGGCCCTGAAAAAGAACGTGGACGAGGCGTTGAAAAAGTGCCCGGCGGTAAAAACCGTGATTGTGGTCAACCATGTGGACTCCGGGATTTTTCTTACGCCCGGGCTGGAGCACTGGTGGCATGAACTGATCGCGCTCCCCGGCCTGGCCGACGAGGTGGAGCCGGAGCCCATGGACGCCGAGGACCCGCTGTTTATCCTTTACACCAGCGGCAGCACCGGCAAGCCCAAGGGCGTGGTCCACACCCACGGCGGATATCTTCTTTACGCGGCCATGACCATGGAGTACGTGTTTGACCTGCACCCGGGCGATATCTTCTGGTGCACCGCCGACATCGGGTGGATCACCGGCCACAGCTATATTCTTTACGGCGCCCTGGTCAACGGCGCCACCAGCGTGATGTTCGAGGGCGTTCCCAGCTATCCCGATTTTGACCGGTTCTGGGCCATTGTGGAAAAATACCGGGTCAACAAATTTTATACCGCGCCCACGGCCATCCGATCCCTGGCCAGGGAGGGCGAGGCCCATGTGAAGAAGCACGATCTTTCCAGCCTGATGCTGCTGGGCACGGTGGGCGAGCCCATCAACCCCGAGGCCTGGCGCTGGTATCACCACCATATCGGCAGGGACTGGTGCCCCGTTATCGACACCTGGTGGCAGACCGAGACAGGGGGCCACATGCTCACGCCCCTGCCCGGCGTAGCGCCTGTCAAGCCCGGTTCATGCGCCTTTCCCTTTTTCGGTATCGACCCGGTGATCATAGACGATGCCGGAGAGCCGGTCAAACATCCGGATGAAGAAGGGCTTCTGTGCATTCGCAAGCCCTGGCCCGGCATGGCCCGCACGGTTTTCGGTGATCATGAGCGGTTTATCTCCACCTATTTCAGCCAGGCTCCGGGCATGTATTTCACCGGCGACGCGGCCCGAAAAGATGAGGACGGCTACTTCTGGATCATCGGCCGCATTGATGACGTGATCAATGTATCCGGCCACCGCCTGGGCACGGCCGAACTGGAGTCGGCCCTGGTGCTGCACCCCCACGTTGCCGAGGCCGCAGTGGTGGGCTTTCCCCACGCCATCAAAGGGCAGGGCATCTATGCCTTTGTGATTCTCAAGACAGGCAGGGAGCCGTCCGATGCGCTGAAAAAGGAGCTGGTGGCCCAGGTGCGCCGGGAGATCGGCCCCATTGCCACCATCGACGTGGTGCAGTGGGCCGAAGGCCTGCCCAAGACCCGCAGCGGAAAGATCATGCGCCGCATTCTCAAAAAGATCGCGGCCAATAAGCTCGATGAACTGGGCGATACCTCCACTATTGCCGATGAATCGGTGATTGAAAAACTGATTAAGGATAAGGTGGACGTTTCCAAATTATGA
- a CDS encoding bifunctional acetyl-CoA hydrolase/transferase family protein/GNAT family N-acetyltransferase, with translation MQARYWPDEYVRKKRTAKEALSVLKSGRRIFIGSSCGEPQHLVNTLVEEADRFSDLEIVRLMGLERSPITRLVNQDRLNSFHVRNIYQGAGDARHLAPSRPFITPINMSAVPDLFRKNQLPLHAALIQTSPPDDFGWMSLGISVDVGMAAATSADIVIVQVNARMPRVLGHSFIHVNDVDFVVECDEPLYTIPELPELESAHKIGRLVANLIEDGSTFQLGLGATPKAILLALSEKNDLGVHTQFVIDGIMDLVSRGVITNRRKGLNEGKIVASNAVGTENLYEFVHDNPSIEFFPADYVSNPGVIARHNKMVVVNMVKEMDLVGQASVDALPHNYFAGVSSIPDFVHGAAMAPGGRSILLIPSTSVDRKTSRIVPRLSGNVVVSMNDAGFVVSEFGAVNLFGKNLQERATAMISLAHPDFREALFEQARDMGLLAPGRKLSESLRGVYPAGLEETRTYDGQTVKFRPAKPVDDRRIQEHFYNLDKKDVIARFFQNKTCFFRDDLEGMYEIDYIKNLTILAVTGDFGFGEVVGIGAYMLESPGNMAEVAFSVSRPWQGKGIATVILHKLAYAAMGNGIAGLVAYTEPANTAMKKLFATLPYAIKTSRDTDMVTMTCYLNDEQPAPDAGPAQRD, from the coding sequence ATGCAAGCCCGATACTGGCCTGATGAATATGTCCGGAAAAAAAGAACCGCCAAAGAGGCCCTGTCGGTTCTCAAGTCCGGTCGCCGGATATTTATCGGTTCTTCCTGCGGAGAGCCTCAGCACCTGGTGAACACCCTGGTGGAAGAGGCCGACCGGTTCTCCGACCTGGAAATCGTCCGGCTGATGGGGCTCGAGCGATCACCCATCACGCGCCTGGTCAACCAGGACCGGCTGAACAGCTTCCATGTCCGCAACATTTACCAGGGCGCCGGCGATGCCCGCCACCTGGCGCCCAGCCGGCCGTTTATCACCCCCATCAACATGTCGGCGGTGCCGGACCTGTTCCGCAAGAACCAGCTTCCCCTGCACGCGGCCCTGATTCAGACCTCGCCGCCGGACGACTTCGGCTGGATGAGCCTGGGTATATCGGTGGATGTGGGCATGGCCGCCGCCACGTCCGCGGATATCGTCATTGTCCAGGTCAATGCCCGCATGCCCCGGGTCCTGGGGCACAGCTTCATCCATGTCAATGACGTTGACTTTGTCGTGGAGTGCGATGAGCCGCTTTACACCATTCCGGAGCTGCCCGAGCTCGAATCGGCGCACAAGATCGGTCGGCTGGTGGCCAACCTGATCGAAGACGGTTCCACCTTTCAGCTGGGCCTGGGCGCAACACCCAAGGCCATCCTGCTGGCCCTGTCCGAAAAAAACGACCTGGGGGTCCATACCCAGTTTGTCATCGACGGTATCATGGACCTGGTCTCCCGGGGTGTGATCACCAATCGGCGCAAGGGGCTCAATGAGGGCAAGATCGTGGCCAGCAACGCCGTGGGAACGGAAAATCTGTACGAGTTTGTTCACGACAACCCCTCTATTGAGTTCTTCCCGGCCGATTATGTCAGCAATCCCGGGGTTATCGCCCGCCACAACAAGATGGTGGTGGTCAACATGGTAAAGGAGATGGACCTTGTGGGCCAGGCCTCGGTGGACGCCCTGCCGCACAACTACTTCGCGGGCGTCTCCAGCATTCCGGACTTTGTTCATGGCGCGGCCATGGCCCCGGGAGGCCGGTCGATTTTGCTGATTCCCAGCACCTCGGTGGACAGGAAGACCAGCCGCATCGTGCCCCGGCTGTCGGGCAACGTGGTGGTTTCCATGAACGATGCCGGGTTCGTGGTCAGTGAATTCGGCGCGGTCAACCTGTTCGGCAAAAACCTTCAGGAGCGGGCCACGGCCATGATCTCCCTGGCCCATCCCGACTTCCGGGAAGCGCTTTTTGAACAGGCTCGGGACATGGGATTACTGGCGCCGGGCCGCAAATTGAGCGAATCCCTGCGCGGCGTATACCCGGCCGGCCTGGAAGAGACCCGGACCTACGACGGCCAAACCGTCAAGTTCCGGCCGGCCAAACCCGTGGATGACCGGCGCATTCAGGAACACTTTTACAACCTGGACAAAAAGGATGTGATCGCCCGGTTTTTTCAGAATAAGACCTGTTTTTTCAGGGACGACCTCGAAGGAATGTATGAAATCGACTACATCAAGAACCTCACCATTCTGGCGGTCACCGGTGACTTCGGGTTCGGCGAGGTGGTGGGCATCGGGGCCTACATGCTGGAGTCCCCCGGCAACATGGCCGAAGTGGCTTTTTCGGTGAGCCGGCCGTGGCAGGGAAAAGGCATTGCCACCGTGATCCTGCACAAGCTGGCCTATGCCGCCATGGGCAACGGCATCGCCGGCCTGGTGGCCTATACCGAACCGGCCAACACGGCCATGAAAAAGCTGTTTGCCACGCTGCCCTATGCGATAAAGACCAGCCGGGATACGGACATGGTGACCATGACCTGTTATTTAAACGACGAACAGCCGGCACCGGATGCCGGCCCGGCCCAACGTGATTGA
- a CDS encoding response regulator, protein MKTILIVDDTKLVRHFLAKKLEPYTSEFTVLTAENGKEALAQARSVKVDLVITDIEMPVMDGFELLAHLSNHHPETPVFVMTANGSPELEQRIDAMGSLKYFEKPIDVDLLLAAIREIFESNARGAVNGISLASFLQLIQMESKSCTLRVKSDGKSGRLYCLEGALIAAETGDLAAEKAVIEMICWESAVIEILELNRQKEKEIKQPLMNLLMEGSRRKDEMAATKKAKPAAPRPPRPARPPEPAKKKDDPAKDSDDIASLYQWD, encoded by the coding sequence ATGAAAACCATTCTGATCGTCGACGACACCAAGCTGGTACGGCACTTTCTGGCCAAAAAACTGGAGCCGTACACCAGTGAATTTACGGTTCTTACCGCTGAAAACGGCAAGGAGGCCCTGGCCCAGGCCCGGTCTGTGAAGGTCGACCTGGTGATAACTGACATCGAAATGCCGGTGATGGACGGGTTTGAGCTGCTGGCCCACCTGAGCAATCACCATCCTGAAACGCCGGTGTTTGTAATGACGGCCAACGGCTCCCCGGAGCTGGAACAGCGCATTGATGCCATGGGCTCCCTCAAATACTTTGAGAAACCCATTGATGTGGACCTGCTGCTGGCCGCCATTCGCGAGATATTTGAATCCAATGCCAGGGGCGCGGTCAACGGCATCAGCCTGGCCTCTTTTCTGCAGCTGATCCAGATGGAAAGCAAAAGCTGTACGCTGCGGGTGAAATCCGATGGAAAAAGCGGACGGCTGTACTGCCTGGAGGGCGCCCTCATCGCCGCGGAAACCGGGGACCTGGCGGCTGAAAAAGCAGTCATAGAGATGATCTGCTGGGAGTCGGCCGTGATTGAAATCCTGGAGCTCAACCGGCAGAAAGAAAAAGAGATCAAGCAGCCGCTGATGAACCTCCTGATGGAGGGGTCCCGCCGAAAGGATGAGATGGCGGCCACGAAAAAAGCAAAACCGGCGGCCCCCAGACCGCCCCGGCCGGCCAGGCCCCCGGAACCGGCAAAAAAGAAAGACGACCCCGCCAAAGACAGCGACGACATTGCCTCGCTGTACCAGTGGGACTGA
- a CDS encoding putative 2-dehydropantoate 2-reductase, producing MNFAIIGTGAVGGYYGGLLCRHGFEVHFLLRGDYVHVQEKGLTIDSKDGSFRLKQVNAYCRASDMPRCDVVIVALKTTANDRLAGILPHVVKPGGVVVALQNGLGVEKTIQEIVPDATVIGGLCFLCSNKIGPGHIHHLDFGSVRLGQYRADGAAAGITPELRQVADAFSAAGISVDLAEDLALARWQKLVWNMAFNGVTVVLNATTDQLMADPSALALVRGIMEEVVAGARACGHPLDENFIEIMIAATKNMVAYRPSMMLDFEAGRELEVEEIYRLPISMAAAAGVAMPRSETIALQLEFLDRRNRG from the coding sequence ATGAACTTTGCCATCATCGGAACCGGAGCCGTGGGCGGATATTACGGCGGTCTGCTCTGCCGTCACGGGTTTGAGGTCCATTTTTTGCTGCGTGGGGATTATGTCCATGTTCAGGAAAAAGGCCTGACCATTGACTCAAAGGACGGCAGTTTCCGGTTGAAACAGGTCAACGCCTATTGCCGCGCATCGGACATGCCCCGGTGCGACGTGGTGATTGTGGCCCTGAAAACAACGGCCAATGATCGGCTGGCCGGCATTCTGCCCCACGTGGTCAAGCCCGGCGGCGTGGTGGTGGCCCTTCAGAACGGCCTGGGCGTTGAAAAGACGATTCAGGAGATCGTCCCTGATGCCACGGTGATCGGGGGCCTGTGTTTTCTGTGCAGCAACAAGATCGGGCCGGGCCATATTCATCACCTGGATTTCGGGTCGGTCCGTCTGGGCCAGTACCGGGCCGATGGCGCGGCCGCCGGCATCACGCCGGAACTGCGGCAGGTGGCTGATGCGTTTTCGGCCGCCGGCATATCGGTGGACCTGGCCGAAGACCTGGCCCTGGCCCGGTGGCAGAAGCTGGTGTGGAACATGGCCTTTAACGGCGTTACCGTGGTGTTAAACGCCACCACGGATCAATTGATGGCCGATCCTTCGGCCCTTGCGCTGGTGCGCGGCATCATGGAAGAGGTGGTGGCCGGCGCCAGGGCCTGCGGGCATCCGCTGGATGAAAATTTTATTGAGATCATGATCGCGGCCACAAAAAACATGGTCGCCTACCGGCCCAGCATGATGCTCGATTTTGAAGCCGGCAGGGAGCTGGAAGTCGAGGAGATTTACCGTCTGCCCATTTCAATGGCCGCCGCGGCCGGCGTGGCCATGCCCCGGTCCGAAACCATTGCCCTACAACTGGAATTCCTGGACCGCCGGAACCGGGGATGA
- the sppA gene encoding signal peptide peptidase SppA, with the protein MFSRRHPFLFFILVLSAIVFGSATVISFVVGLYSGKPAFESGERVGIVEVKGVILSSEQVIEELKTFREEDAIRAIVVRIDSPGGAVGPAQEIFREIHKTAATKKVVASMGSVAASGGYYVASATEKIFANPGTLTGSIGVIMSYTNFQELMDKIGLLPVVIKSGKYKDIGSPVRPLEEREKRILQEFADDIHQQFIDDVAAGRNMDAGAVAKLADGRIYTGRKALELGLVDELGNLEDAVETVGRMAGIKGDIVQVYPERKTKFSLTELLTGSSAEELANTLMHGQALSAGYLYRPGL; encoded by the coding sequence ATGTTTTCCAGAAGACATCCGTTTCTTTTTTTCATCCTGGTGCTGTCTGCCATTGTGTTTGGTTCAGCCACGGTTATTTCTTTTGTGGTGGGCCTCTATTCGGGCAAACCCGCTTTCGAGTCCGGTGAAAGGGTGGGGATTGTGGAGGTGAAGGGGGTTATTCTCTCTTCTGAACAGGTGATCGAAGAACTGAAAACCTTTCGTGAGGAGGATGCCATTCGGGCCATTGTGGTGCGCATCGACTCGCCCGGTGGTGCCGTGGGACCGGCCCAGGAGATATTCCGGGAAATTCATAAAACCGCTGCAACCAAAAAGGTTGTGGCCTCCATGGGCTCCGTGGCCGCGTCGGGCGGCTATTATGTGGCGTCGGCAACGGAAAAAATATTTGCCAATCCCGGCACATTGACCGGCAGTATCGGCGTGATCATGAGCTACACCAACTTTCAGGAGCTGATGGACAAGATTGGGCTGCTGCCCGTGGTGATCAAAAGCGGCAAATACAAGGATATCGGGTCTCCGGTGAGACCCCTGGAAGAACGCGAAAAACGGATTCTTCAGGAGTTTGCCGATGATATTCACCAGCAGTTTATTGATGACGTGGCCGCCGGCAGAAACATGGATGCCGGGGCGGTGGCGAAGCTGGCGGACGGCCGCATCTACACCGGCAGAAAAGCCCTGGAGCTGGGCTTGGTGGATGAACTGGGCAACCTGGAAGACGCGGTGGAAACCGTCGGCCGGATGGCGGGCATTAAAGGCGATATTGTTCAGGTCTACCCGGAAAGAAAGACAAAGTTTTCCCTGACCGAACTGTTGACAGGCTCCTCAGCCGAAGAGCTGGCAAACACACTGATGCACGGTCAGGCTCTTTCCGCCGGCTACCTTTACCGGCCGGGATTGTAA
- a CDS encoding 30S ribosomal protein S1, protein MVDNNTTQDADNIENEESGMESMEELMAMYDHTFKQFTEGEVVVGKVIAVDKDYVLVDIGYKSEGQININEFKNEKGEVNVKIYDDVEVMIEFWDEEHEKLVLSKDKAEKDKIWETIKDTFDNDGVVSGVIINRVKGGFSVDVGLQAFLPGSQADLRPIRNFDEMVGQTYDFKVLKYNRRRNNIVLSRRVLLEETLATKRAELMETLADGQVVEGIVKNITEYGVFVDLGGIDGLLHITDISWGRVRHPSELFTVGDNVTLKVLSFDLDKKKISLGMKQLTPDPWESAAEKYPVGVKTTGKVVSITNYGIFVELEEGVEGLIHVSEISWTRKIRHPSKVVNIGEEVDAVVLDIQPGNRRISLGMKQVEPNPWEVISEKYPVGTVIEGRIKNITDFGLFIGIDDDIDGLVHISDISWTKRIKHPSEIYKKGDLVRAVVLEIDKANERFSMGIKQLESDPWESVRDRYPIGTKVSGVVTNVTDFGIFVELEEGIEGLVHVSEVSTERIKTPVGQYEVGAELTARVMNVNADERKIGLSIKRLDVEDDKTLLKDYVDNSRGTTSAFGELLRENLQNGFTLQGNQDAAEKEAATSDKDDEDEPSDTDA, encoded by the coding sequence ATGGTAGACAACAACACAACGCAGGATGCAGACAACATCGAAAACGAAGAAAGCGGCATGGAAAGCATGGAAGAACTCATGGCCATGTATGACCACACCTTCAAGCAGTTCACCGAGGGTGAGGTGGTCGTGGGCAAGGTCATTGCCGTGGACAAGGACTATGTGCTGGTGGACATCGGCTACAAGTCCGAAGGACAGATCAACATCAACGAGTTCAAGAACGAAAAGGGCGAGGTCAACGTCAAGATCTATGATGATGTTGAAGTGATGATTGAGTTCTGGGACGAGGAACATGAAAAGCTCGTTCTGTCCAAGGACAAGGCCGAAAAGGACAAGATCTGGGAGACCATCAAGGACACCTTTGACAATGACGGCGTGGTCAGCGGCGTGATCATCAATCGCGTCAAAGGTGGTTTTTCCGTGGATGTGGGGCTTCAGGCATTTTTGCCGGGTTCCCAGGCCGACCTTCGGCCCATCCGCAACTTTGACGAGATGGTGGGCCAGACCTATGATTTCAAGGTCCTCAAGTACAATCGCCGGCGCAACAACATCGTGCTGTCCCGCCGGGTACTGCTGGAAGAGACCCTGGCCACCAAGCGGGCTGAACTGATGGAGACCCTGGCCGATGGCCAGGTGGTCGAAGGCATTGTGAAAAACATCACCGAGTACGGTGTGTTCGTGGACCTGGGCGGCATCGACGGCCTGCTGCACATCACCGATATTTCCTGGGGCCGGGTGCGCCACCCCTCCGAGCTGTTTACTGTGGGCGACAACGTGACCCTGAAGGTGCTCTCTTTTGATCTGGACAAGAAAAAGATATCCCTGGGCATGAAGCAGCTGACCCCGGATCCCTGGGAGTCGGCGGCCGAGAAGTACCCGGTGGGTGTCAAGACAACCGGCAAGGTTGTGAGCATCACCAACTACGGCATTTTCGTGGAACTGGAAGAGGGCGTCGAGGGCCTGATTCACGTGTCTGAGATATCCTGGACCCGCAAGATCCGCCACCCCTCCAAGGTGGTCAACATCGGGGAAGAGGTGGATGCCGTGGTGCTGGACATTCAGCCCGGCAACCGGCGTATCTCCCTGGGCATGAAGCAGGTGGAGCCCAATCCATGGGAGGTGATCAGCGAGAAGTACCCCGTGGGCACGGTGATCGAAGGCCGCATCAAGAACATCACCGATTTTGGTCTGTTCATCGGCATTGATGATGATATTGACGGCTTGGTCCATATTTCCGACATCTCCTGGACCAAGCGGATCAAGCATCCTTCTGAGATATACAAGAAGGGGGACCTGGTGCGGGCCGTTGTGCTGGAGATCGACAAGGCCAACGAGCGTTTTTCCATGGGCATCAAGCAGCTTGAGTCTGATCCCTGGGAGAGTGTCCGGGACCGCTACCCCATCGGCACCAAGGTGTCGGGCGTTGTGACCAATGTTACTGACTTCGGCATTTTTGTGGAGCTGGAAGAGGGTATTGAGGGGCTGGTGCACGTATCTGAGGTCAGCACCGAGCGGATCAAAACACCGGTGGGTCAGTACGAAGTGGGCGCCGAGCTGACCGCCCGGGTGATGAACGTCAATGCCGACGAACGCAAGATCGGCCTTTCCATCAAGCGGCTCGACGTGGAAGATGACAAGACCCTGCTCAAGGACTACGTGGACAACTCCAGGGGCACCACCTCCGCCTTTGGTGAGCTGCTGCGGGAAAACCTTCAGAACGGCTTTACCCTTCAGGGGAATCAGGATGCTGCCGAAAAAGAGGCCGCAACATCCGACAAAGACGACGAGGACGAACCGTCGGACACCGACGCGTAA
- the cmk gene encoding (d)CMP kinase: protein MKPLLITIDGPAGAGKTTVSKALARCLGYRYVDTGALYRGVALAAKEKGVAPEDDDGLERLCTGLRLRFVVNEDGSRLFDGDRDISGLIRTSEISMLASAVSARPVVRKFLFDLQRRLGEEKNAVFEGRDMGTVVFPEAEVKFFLDASVEERARRRYDERSADETRTLEQIAEEIRTRDHNDRTRSHAPLKPANDAILLDSTAISIDQVVQSMLSRIKQVDF, encoded by the coding sequence ATGAAGCCTCTGCTGATTACCATCGACGGCCCGGCCGGCGCCGGTAAAACAACGGTCAGCAAGGCCCTGGCCCGGTGCCTGGGCTATCGGTACGTGGATACCGGTGCCCTGTACCGGGGCGTGGCCCTGGCCGCCAAAGAAAAGGGCGTGGCCCCTGAGGACGACGACGGGCTGGAGCGGCTGTGTACGGGACTTCGGCTGCGCTTTGTGGTGAATGAGGACGGGTCGCGGCTGTTTGACGGGGACCGGGACATCAGCGGTCTGATCCGCACCTCGGAAATCAGCATGCTGGCCTCGGCCGTTTCGGCCCGGCCGGTGGTGCGGAAATTCCTGTTTGACCTTCAGCGCCGACTGGGAGAAGAGAAGAATGCGGTTTTCGAAGGCCGGGACATGGGCACGGTGGTGTTTCCCGAGGCGGAGGTGAAGTTTTTTCTGGATGCCTCTGTTGAGGAGCGTGCCCGGCGGCGCTATGACGAGCGGTCCGCGGATGAGACCCGTACCCTGGAACAGATCGCCGAAGAGATTCGCACCCGGGACCACAATGACCGGACCCGAAGCCACGCGCCCCTCAAACCCGCCAATGACGCGATTTTACTGGACTCCACCGCGATTTCCATCGACCAGGTTGTCCAATCCATGCTGTCCCGCATAAAACAGGTCGATTTTTGA
- the hisC gene encoding histidinol-phosphate transaminase, whose protein sequence is MKISPPDYILSIKPYVPGKPIEELEREYGISGSIKLASNENPLGPSPLALAAIEKALSGLHRYPDGSGYYLVSKLAQKLGVAPESIVLGNGSDDIIGMLTRALLLPGDEVIMTDPSFAMYDITTCMVNARSVYVPLIDRALPLDTVAGAVTSKTKMVFLTNPNNPTGTVFSGKAFERFLEAVPSDVVIVVDEAYIEFVQDPECARAFDFLDNSRPLVALRTFSKAYGLAGIRVGYGVMPPYLAAILNRIRQPFNVNSLAQVAAIAALDDEAFLKQTLAVVHDGLAWLYAELEKMGLRCFPSQANFFLVDVKKDAAAVFEEMLKQGVIIRSMVSYGYPSYIRVTVGLPEENARFVAALKAVLK, encoded by the coding sequence ATGAAGATATCGCCGCCGGACTATATTTTATCAATCAAGCCCTATGTGCCGGGAAAGCCCATTGAAGAGCTGGAGCGGGAATACGGCATCTCGGGATCTATCAAGCTGGCCTCCAATGAAAACCCCCTGGGGCCGTCCCCCCTGGCCCTGGCCGCCATTGAAAAAGCACTTTCCGGGCTGCACCGCTACCCCGACGGCAGCGGGTATTACCTGGTCTCAAAACTTGCGCAAAAACTGGGGGTGGCCCCGGAGTCCATTGTCCTGGGCAACGGTTCCGACGACATCATCGGCATGCTCACCCGGGCCCTGCTGCTGCCCGGCGACGAGGTGATCATGACCGATCCCTCATTTGCCATGTATGATATCACCACCTGCATGGTCAACGCGCGGTCGGTCTATGTGCCGCTGATCGACCGGGCACTGCCTCTTGACACCGTGGCCGGTGCCGTTACGTCAAAAACAAAGATGGTGTTTCTCACCAACCCCAACAACCCGACCGGCACGGTTTTTTCCGGAAAGGCGTTTGAACGGTTTCTGGAGGCGGTGCCCTCCGATGTGGTGATTGTGGTGGATGAGGCCTACATCGAGTTTGTTCAGGACCCGGAGTGTGCCCGGGCCTTTGATTTTCTTGACAACAGCCGTCCTCTCGTGGCGTTGCGCACCTTTTCAAAGGCCTATGGCCTGGCCGGCATTCGGGTGGGATACGGCGTCATGCCGCCGTATCTGGCGGCGATTCTAAACCGCATTCGCCAGCCCTTTAATGTCAACTCCCTGGCTCAGGTGGCGGCTATTGCGGCTCTGGATGATGAGGCCTTTTTAAAACAAACCCTGGCCGTGGTGCATGACGGGCTGGCCTGGCTTTATGCCGAGCTGGAGAAAATGGGCCTTCGCTGTTTTCCCTCCCAGGCCAATTTTTTTCTTGTCGATGTAAAAAAAGATGCCGCCGCTGTTTTTGAAGAGATGTTAAAGCAGGGCGTGATCATTCGCTCCATGGTCTCCTACGGATATCCTTCCTATATCCGGGTAACCGTTGGTCTGCCGGAGGAAAACGCCCGGTTTGTGGCGGCGTTAAAGGCGGTGCTGAAATGA